One window from the genome of Phycisphaerales bacterium encodes:
- the pgmB gene encoding beta-phosphoglucomutase translates to MTTNPTLKAVIFDVDGVLVRTDTLHEQSWRALAEQEGLPFPDDLPDKLRGVSRERSLELVLGDAFHRYTPEQRATLMDRKNTAFLQAVNAMTSADALPGVRELLGELKNAGLKLAAASASRNARLVLDRVGLAQYLDAIIDGHDAPEAKPDPQCFLLAAEKLGVDPKSCIVVEDAPAGVEAAINAGMRVVGVGPAEHDPRVNRGARTTVELCNSLVFGTANR, encoded by the coding sequence GTGACTACCAACCCGACACTGAAGGCCGTCATCTTTGATGTCGACGGCGTCCTCGTGCGAACGGACACCCTGCACGAACAGTCCTGGCGGGCGCTGGCCGAGCAAGAGGGCCTGCCCTTCCCAGACGACCTGCCCGACAAGCTGCGCGGTGTCAGCCGAGAGCGGTCGCTCGAGCTGGTCCTCGGCGACGCCTTCCACCGCTACACGCCCGAGCAGCGCGCGACGCTCATGGATCGCAAGAACACGGCGTTCCTCCAAGCCGTGAACGCCATGACCTCCGCCGACGCCCTCCCCGGCGTGCGCGAGCTGCTCGGAGAGCTCAAGAACGCCGGCCTCAAGCTCGCCGCCGCCTCGGCCAGCCGCAACGCGCGGCTCGTGCTGGACCGCGTCGGACTCGCACAATACCTCGACGCCATCATCGACGGCCACGACGCCCCCGAGGCCAAGCCCGACCCGCAGTGCTTCTTGCTCGCGGCCGAGAAGCTGGGCGTCGATCCGAAGAGTTGCATCGTCGTCGAGGACGCCCCCGCCGGCGTCGAGGCGGCGATCAACGCGGGGATGCGAGTGGTGGGGGTGGGGCCGGCAGAACACGATCCTCGGGTGAATCGCGGTGCACGCACGACGGTCGAGCTGTGCAACTCGCTCGTATTCGGGACGGCGAATCGTTGA
- the mutS gene encoding DNA mismatch repair protein MutS, protein MPDRKIATAVPETRSEPRKLTPAMRQFHEFKDRFPGCVLLFRMGDFYELFYEDAVEVSKAIGLTLTERSPGQPMAGVPHHQLDNYLRKLIDNGFRVAIADQVQDPKEAKGVVERAVTRVLTPGTLVDDDLLESRPSGGTLAAAYLDGEGVSIAALDVSTGAFTLDSAPLDGLLDCLSRFAVAELLIADDCPAGLRSRIEIQTGRAGCAITDRAAWHFRKSEALEAVLKHFGVNSVEGFGLDDDDKALIAAGAVLRYASETQTPRGAPNKNGLAPSLSYVRPPKRAAPGDRLVLDATSLRALEIERTIRRGGVEGSLVGEVLSGGQCMTALGRRQVAQWLREPAAQLEEINERHAAVAALVEDAKQAGELCKALEPIQDIARIAARLALGRAAPRDLVGLGQSLAAIPALVEACKNTPALADRAGALHELLDDLSPLADDITSTCCERPPARLTDGGLINDGVDAELDEARSLQHDAGQWLADFQQRLATELNLPAIRVGFNKVFGYYIELSAAQAREHGDALISAGLSRKQTLKNAERYVNDELRHFEHRVQTAEARALEREKAIFDQLCLKARDQLDAIASAAEAIGALDALSCFAAIARRRNWVRPEMVEEANLELDAARHPVLERTLADRLVPNDVALNEYARLAIITGPNMAGKSTYIRTAALLVVLAHAGSFVPAERARIGLADRVFTRVGADDALHDGQSTFMVEMAETAAILNNATERSVVVLDEIGRGTSTLDGLSLARAIAERLAGDAKAAGPRTLFATHYHELTTLEDERPERVRNLAVRVREVGDEVVFLHHVEPGRADRSYGVQVARLAGIPPEVVQRAAEVLASLSVREDGTPAPTKRKSEPQMPLFAKNEPHPAVDRLSEVKIEQLTPLDAFDLLRELRGMVDKE, encoded by the coding sequence GTGCCGGACCGGAAGATCGCCACCGCCGTGCCAGAGACTCGCTCCGAGCCCAGGAAGCTGACGCCCGCGATGCGCCAGTTCCACGAGTTCAAGGACCGGTTCCCCGGCTGCGTCCTGCTCTTTCGCATGGGCGACTTCTACGAGCTGTTCTACGAGGACGCCGTTGAGGTCTCCAAGGCCATCGGCCTGACGCTCACCGAGCGCAGCCCGGGCCAGCCCATGGCCGGCGTGCCGCACCACCAGCTCGACAACTACCTGCGCAAGCTCATCGACAACGGCTTCCGCGTCGCAATCGCCGACCAGGTGCAAGACCCTAAAGAGGCCAAGGGCGTCGTGGAGCGCGCCGTCACGCGCGTGCTGACGCCCGGCACGCTCGTCGATGACGACCTCCTGGAAAGCCGACCGTCCGGTGGCACGCTCGCGGCCGCGTACCTCGACGGCGAGGGCGTCTCCATCGCCGCGCTCGACGTTTCGACGGGCGCCTTCACGCTCGACTCGGCGCCGCTGGACGGCTTGCTGGACTGCCTCTCGCGATTCGCCGTCGCCGAGTTGCTCATCGCCGACGACTGCCCCGCGGGCCTGCGGAGCCGCATCGAGATCCAGACGGGCCGCGCCGGCTGCGCCATCACCGACCGCGCCGCGTGGCACTTCAGGAAGTCCGAGGCGCTGGAGGCCGTGCTGAAGCACTTCGGCGTGAATTCGGTCGAGGGCTTCGGCCTCGACGACGACGACAAGGCCCTGATCGCCGCCGGCGCCGTGCTGCGATACGCGAGCGAGACGCAGACGCCGAGGGGCGCGCCCAACAAGAACGGACTCGCGCCGTCGCTCTCTTACGTCCGCCCGCCCAAGCGCGCGGCGCCCGGCGATCGACTCGTCCTGGACGCGACCAGCCTGCGCGCCCTCGAGATCGAACGCACCATCCGCCGTGGTGGCGTCGAGGGCTCGCTGGTGGGCGAAGTGCTGAGCGGCGGCCAGTGCATGACCGCGCTCGGGCGCCGTCAGGTCGCCCAATGGCTCCGCGAGCCGGCAGCGCAGCTCGAAGAGATCAACGAGCGCCACGCCGCCGTCGCCGCCCTGGTCGAAGACGCGAAGCAGGCCGGCGAGCTCTGCAAGGCCCTCGAGCCCATCCAGGACATCGCCCGCATCGCGGCGAGGCTGGCGCTGGGCCGCGCCGCCCCACGTGACCTCGTGGGCCTCGGCCAGTCCCTCGCTGCCATCCCCGCGCTCGTCGAGGCCTGCAAGAACACGCCCGCGCTCGCCGACCGCGCCGGCGCCCTGCACGAACTGCTCGATGACCTCTCGCCCCTGGCGGACGACATCACTTCGACCTGCTGCGAGCGGCCGCCCGCGCGGCTGACCGATGGCGGGCTGATCAACGACGGCGTCGATGCCGAGCTCGACGAGGCGCGATCCCTCCAGCACGACGCCGGGCAGTGGCTGGCCGACTTCCAGCAGCGCCTGGCGACCGAGCTGAACCTCCCCGCCATCCGCGTGGGCTTCAACAAGGTCTTCGGCTACTACATCGAGCTCTCCGCCGCCCAGGCGCGCGAGCACGGCGACGCGCTCATCTCCGCCGGCCTCAGCCGCAAGCAGACGCTCAAGAACGCCGAGCGGTACGTCAACGACGAGCTCCGCCACTTTGAGCACCGCGTGCAGACCGCCGAGGCCCGGGCGCTCGAGCGCGAGAAGGCCATCTTCGACCAGTTGTGCCTGAAGGCCCGCGATCAACTCGACGCCATCGCGAGCGCGGCCGAGGCCATCGGCGCTTTGGATGCCCTCTCGTGCTTCGCCGCCATCGCGAGGAGGCGTAACTGGGTCCGGCCCGAGATGGTCGAAGAGGCCAACCTCGAGCTCGACGCCGCACGGCATCCGGTGCTGGAGCGCACGCTCGCAGATCGGCTCGTTCCCAACGATGTCGCCCTCAACGAGTACGCGCGGCTGGCCATCATCACCGGCCCCAACATGGCCGGCAAGAGCACCTACATCCGCACCGCCGCGCTGCTGGTGGTGCTCGCGCACGCGGGCAGCTTCGTGCCCGCCGAGCGCGCGCGCATCGGCCTGGCCGACCGCGTCTTCACCCGCGTGGGCGCCGACGACGCGCTGCACGACGGGCAGAGCACCTTCATGGTCGAGATGGCCGAGACCGCCGCCATCCTCAACAACGCGACCGAGCGCTCGGTCGTCGTGCTCGACGAGATCGGCCGCGGCACCAGCACGCTGGACGGCCTGAGCCTCGCCCGCGCCATCGCCGAGCGGCTGGCCGGAGACGCGAAGGCCGCTGGCCCGCGCACGCTGTTCGCCACGCACTACCACGAGCTGACGACGCTCGAGGACGAACGCCCCGAACGCGTCCGCAACCTGGCCGTCCGCGTGCGCGAGGTCGGCGACGAGGTCGTCTTCCTGCACCACGTCGAGCCCGGCCGGGCCGACCGCAGCTACGGCGTCCAGGTCGCGCGCCTCGCCGGCATCCCGCCCGAGGTCGTGCAGCGCGCCGCCGAGGTATTGGCGTCGCTCTCGGTGCGCGAAGACGGTACCCCCGCGCCAACCAAGCGCAAGAGCGAACCCCAGATGCCCTTGTTCGCCAAGAACGAGCCTCACCCCGCCGTCGATCGCCTGAGCGAGGTCAAGATCGAGCAGCTCACGCCGCTGGACGCGTTCGACCTGCTGCGCGAGCTGCGGGGCATGGTCGACAAGGAGTGA
- a CDS encoding TetR/AcrR family transcriptional regulator encodes MPRLPAAARRAQLLETAAELFAEHGYARATTSQLAKAAGVTEPIIYRHFGSKRDLFIALVRRTSEETIAFWEEQLLAAKTPADRLSTLVDGNPMVHPRFSDAYRVILQAITEVGDEGIADALREHMDTVHGFLTKEIESGQAAHKVTARYSPELIAWLLIDVGLGFGVLTAWGVKGHGKDAKGKHVSDAIKRMLLGKAKAEAPDR; translated from the coding sequence TTGCCCAGGTTGCCAGCGGCCGCCCGCCGCGCCCAATTGCTCGAGACCGCCGCCGAGCTCTTCGCCGAGCACGGCTACGCACGGGCGACGACGAGCCAGCTCGCCAAGGCCGCGGGCGTTACCGAGCCCATCATCTACCGCCACTTCGGCTCGAAGCGCGACCTCTTCATCGCCCTGGTCCGCCGCACGAGCGAGGAGACCATCGCCTTCTGGGAAGAGCAGCTCCTGGCCGCCAAGACGCCGGCCGATCGGCTCTCAACCCTCGTCGACGGCAACCCCATGGTGCACCCGCGGTTCAGCGACGCCTACCGCGTGATCCTCCAGGCCATCACCGAAGTAGGCGACGAGGGCATCGCCGACGCCCTGCGTGAGCACATGGACACCGTCCACGGCTTCCTGACCAAGGAGATCGAGAGCGGCCAGGCGGCCCACAAGGTGACGGCCCGGTACAGCCCCGAGCTCATCGCCTGGCTGCTCATCGACGTCGGGCTGGGCTTCGGCGTGCTGACAGCCTGGGGCGTGAAGGGCCACGGCAAGGACGCGAAGGGCAAGCACGTCAGCGACGCCATCAAGCGCATGCTGCTGGGCAAGGCCAAGGCCGAAGCCCCCGATCGATAG
- the yidD gene encoding membrane protein insertion efficiency factor YidD, which yields MPIRAYRVTLSPFVGGQCRFEPTCSRYALEAYHTHGPFKGTRLTLWRLARCHPFIKGGYDPVPPAGVRGERRAEGPSQG from the coding sequence CTGCCCATCCGGGCCTACCGCGTCACGCTGAGCCCCTTCGTCGGCGGGCAGTGCCGCTTCGAGCCCACGTGCAGCCGCTACGCGCTCGAGGCCTACCACACCCACGGCCCGTTCAAGGGCACGCGCCTCACGCTCTGGCGGCTCGCCCGGTGCCACCCCTTCATCAAGGGCGGCTACGACCCCGTCCCGCCGGCGGGCGTGCGGGGCGAGCGGCGCGCGGAAGGTCCTAGTCAGGGCTAA
- the rnpA gene encoding ribonuclease P protein component, protein MPLTFRPRHRLTHAREFQAVYAARCRKSAGPLTVFAMPSLLPEPRLGLSVGRRVGKAHVRVAAKRAVREAFRHVQHDLPAWEAGGDEGPQSGRYDYVVQVRPHEPIPAAEYQRLMLDLAEACHGVWAKRLAKGDLPQQSSDARARS, encoded by the coding sequence GTGCCCCTCACCTTCCGCCCCCGACACCGACTCACCCACGCGCGAGAGTTCCAGGCGGTCTATGCCGCCCGGTGCCGCAAGAGCGCGGGGCCGCTGACGGTGTTCGCCATGCCTTCGCTCCTCCCCGAGCCGCGGCTGGGGCTGTCGGTCGGCCGGCGCGTCGGCAAGGCCCACGTCCGCGTGGCCGCCAAGCGGGCGGTGCGCGAGGCCTTCCGCCACGTCCAGCACGACCTGCCGGCGTGGGAAGCCGGCGGCGACGAGGGTCCGCAATCCGGCCGGTACGACTACGTCGTGCAGGTCCGGCCGCACGAGCCGATTCCCGCGGCCGAGTACCAGCGCCTGATGCTCGACTTGGCCGAGGCGTGCCACGGGGTCTGGGCCAAGCGACTCGCCAAGGGCGATCTCCCCCAACAATCGAGCGATGCACGCGCCCGATCATGA